Proteins from a genomic interval of Colletes latitarsis isolate SP2378_abdomen chromosome 3, iyColLati1, whole genome shotgun sequence:
- the LOC143352145 gene encoding 10 kDa heat shock protein, mitochondrial, which yields MAATSAIKRLVPLFDRVLIQRAEAVTKTKGGIVLPEKAQAKVLQGTVVAVGPGQRNDKGEHVPLSIKIGDTVLLPEYGGTKVELEDNKEFHLFRESDILAKLEV from the exons ATG gcTGCAACTAGTGCTATTAAGAGACTTGTACCCCTGTTTGATAGAGTTCTTATACAGAGAGCTGAAGCTGTAACAAAAACGAAAGGTGGTATTGTTTTGCCAGAGAAAGCACAAGCAAAAGTTTTGCAGGGAACGGTTGTGGCAGTAGGACCTGGACAACGAAACGAt aaaggggAACATGTTCCTTTAAGCATTAAAATTGGTGATACTGTTTTACTACCAGAATACGGTGGAACTAAAGTAGAACTCGAAGACAATAAAGAGTTCCACTTATTCCGTGAATCAGATATATTGGCAAAATTAGAAGTATAA
- the Mrpl20 gene encoding mitochondrial ribosomal protein L20, translating to MVFLSAQLFGRCRGPDEFWRKRQIFKLAAHYIGRRRNCYSIAIRNVHRALLKSTLGRQLKKQDMKELWETRIDAATNEHGISLRPFLEGLSRCNILLNRKSLATLAIWEPRTFKCLSNIACAKAKLGGIKQVSDTPMPESIVVKGLVDKQH from the exons ATGGTGTTCTTAAGTGCTCAATTATTTGGGAGATGTCGAGGTCCTGACGAATTTTGGCGAAAGCGACAAATATTTAAGCTCGCTGcg CATTACATTGGTCGAAGAAGGAACTGTTATAGCATAGCCATAAGAAATGTACACAGAGCATTGTTAAAATCTACATTGGGAAGGCAACTTAAAAAACAAGATATGAAAGaa CTTTGGGAAACTAGGATAGATGCTGCTACAAATGAACATGGTATTAGTTTGAGACCATTTTTGGAAGGGTTAAGTAGATGTAATATTTTACTTAATCGTAAATCATTAGCAACTTTGGCTATCTGGGAACCACGGACATTTAAGTGTTTATCTAATATTGCCTGTGCAAAAGCAAAACTGGGAGGAATCAAACAAGTTTCCGATACTCCTATGCCTGAAAGTATTGTAGTCAAAGGATTAGTTGATAAACAACATTAA
- the Tpi gene encoding triose phosphate isomerase, which yields MGRKFFVGGNWKMNGTKSEIDGIVAFLKTGPLDPNVEVVVGVPSIYLTYAKSILPNNVSISGQNTYKVAKGAFTGEISPAMLLDNGIPWVILGHSERRNVFNETDELVAEKVAHALEAGVKVIACIGEKLEEREAGKTEEVVFRQTKAISDKIKSWDNVVVAYEPVWAIGTGKTATPQQAQEVHEKLREWFSKNVNATVAETVRIIYGGSVTADNAKDLAKEKDIDGFLVGGASLKPDFVKIVNAKQ from the exons ATGGGTCGTAAATTCTTTGTTGGTGGTAACTGGAAGATGAACGGTACCAAAAGTGAAATAGATGGTATCGTAGCATTTCTAAAAACCGGACCACTCGATCCAAATGTTG AGGTTGTTGTCGGTGTACCATCAATATATTTGACTTACGCAAAAAGCATATTACCTAACAATGTTAGTATCAGTGGACAAAATACATACAAGGTTGCAAAAGGAGCATTTACTGGAGAAATTAGTCCTGCTATGCTTTTAGATAATGGAATCCCATGGGTAATTCTTGGTCATTCagaacgtagaaatgtgttcaaTGAAACAGATGAATTGGTTGCAGAGAAGGTAGCTCATGCTTTGGAAGCTGGAGTGAAG GTAATTGCATGTATTGGAGAAAAATTAGAAGAACGTGAAGCTGGAAAAACAGAGGAAGTAGTATTCAGACAGACTAAAGCTATCTCAGATAAAATCAAGTCTTGGGACAATGTAGTTGTTGCCTATGAACCAGTATGGGCAATTGGAACAGGCAAAACAGCCACTCCTCAACAAGCTCAAGAAGTACATGAGAAACTAAGAGAATGGTTTAGTAAAAATGTCAATGCAACTGTTGCAGAAACTGTTAGGATCATATATGGAGGATCAGTAACAGCAGATAATGCAAAAGATTTAGCAAAAGAAAAAGACATAGATGGATTCTTAGTTGGAGGAGCATCTTTGAAACCTGACTttgtaaaaattgttaatgcaAAACAGTAA
- the Dbp80 gene encoding putative ATP-dependent RNA helicase Dbp80, with the protein MASAKLDWGKYVDEQEKLSAKVANLNIEKQQKESTTGSTDSKSDDGTDEISPAEKSLLQKILRKGLVETTKDLKIQRIDPSSPLYSVKSFEALHLKPALLKGVYAMGFNAPSKIQETALPTLLADPPQNMIAQSQSGTGKTAAFVLAMLSRVDTTKNYPQVLCLSPTYELAIQTGEVAAKMSAFCNEIKIKYAVRGEEISRGSKITEHIIIGTPGKVLDWAVKFKFFSLNKISVFVLDEADIMIATQGHQDQCIRIHKQLPRTCQMMFFSATYEPEVMKFAEIIVNNPLIIRLLKEEESLDNIKQYYVKCKDLDEKYTAITNIYGVITIGQAIIFCHTRKTANWLAEKMTKDGHAVAVLSGELTVEQRISVLDRFRAGLEKVLITTNVLARGIDVEQVTIVVNFDLPMDQNRQADCETYLHRIGRTGRFGKSGIAINLIDSPHAMELCKDIEKHFGKKIQYLDADDADEIEKIGA; encoded by the exons ATGGCTTCGGCTAAACTCGATTGGGGAAAATATGTGGACGAGCAGGAAAAGCTATCCGCAAAG GTGGCCAACTTAAATATAGAGAAACAACAAAAAGAAAGCACAACAGGCAGTACAGATTCCAAGAGCGACGATGGAACGGACGAAATCTCGCCCGCGGAAAAATCGTTATTACAAAAAATTTTACGTAAAGGTTTAGTGGAAACAACAAAGGATTTAAAAATTCAAAGGATAGATCCATCTTCACCTTTATATAGTGTCAAATCTTTTGAAGCTCTTCATCT TAAACCAGCTTTATTAAAAGGTGTATATGCTATGGGATTTAATGCTCCATCTAAAATTCAAGAAACTGCATTACCAACTTTACTTGCTGACCC ACCTCAAAATATGATTGCTCAGTCACAATCTGGAACTGGTAAAACAGCAGCATTTGTTTTGGCAATGCTTAGCAGAGTTGATACCACTAAAAATTACCCTCAAGTACTTTGTTTATCACCAACATATGAATTAGCCATACAAACAGGGGAAGTAGCAGCAAAAATGTCTGCATTTtgcaatgaaataaaaataaaatatgctgTTAGAGGAGAAGAAA TAAGTCGCGGATCAAAAATCACAGAACACATCATCATAGGAACACCAGGAAAAGTTTTGGACTGGGCtgttaaattcaaattttttagtTTGAACAAAATATCTGTTTTTGTTCTAGACGAAGCCGATATAATGATCGCAACGCAAGGTCATCAAGATCAGTGTATTCGTATTCATaa GCAACTTCCACGCACGTGTCAAATGATGTTCTTTTCTGCAACTTATGAGCCAGAAGTCATGAAATTTGCAGAAATTATAGTTAATAATCCTTTGATAATAAGATTATTGAAAGAAGAGGAAAGCTTAGATAACATTAAGCAATATTATGTCAAGTGCAAGGACTTGGATGAAAAATATACAGCTATTACTAACATTTATGGTGTAATAACAATAGGACAAgcgatcattttttgtcat ACGAGAAAAACAGCTAACTGGTTAGCAGAAAAAATGACGAAAGATGGTCACGCAGTAGCCGTTTTATCTGGCGAATTAACGGTCGAACAAAGAATATCCGTTTTGGATCGGTTTAGAGCTGGTCTCGAAAAAGTTCTTATCACGACAAATGTCTTAGCAAGgg gTATTGATGTTGAACAAGTGACAATAGTCGTAAATTTCGATTTACCAATGGACCAAAACCGGCAAGCAGATTGTGAAACATACTTGCACAGAATCGGTCGAACTGGACGATTTGGTAAATCTGGAATTGCCATTAATTTAATAGATTCACCGCACGCAATGGAATTATGTAAAGATATAGAGAAACATTTTGGGAAGAAAATACAGTATCTCGATGCGGATGACGCAGATGAAATAGAAAAAATTGGAGCTTAG
- the Sas10 gene encoding UTP3 small subunit processome component Sas10 isoform X1, producing MKNKQRSKVTKMVEEMEDLEDINMNEVTDSEEELSETEQKLLQKVRARHSSESYDSEYEIYGLHDKDQDDIEDETEADSMESDIEGLHGDLDLPNEKAWGKNKRAYYSTDYVDPDYSTVSQKDLAEAEIEEEEAKSIQKRLAEQLDDVDFGLDFIEAQEDNKQKIYEKTEQFVKTDLSKLSKRQKQALMQRENPEFMALVNDFKDRMIEARDVLAPFLKLVKNGIVPNCPAITFVNTKYHLLLNYCINISFYLMLKAKRSPVNSHPVIKRLAQYRQLLNQLESGQGNLIQQIQELLKAERQGKPLYNIFNGSNVNSNGKKITSSLKEKLNYLKKPVREVINNQSTKPENVSEAESNIEDNEFSAEEDLKNDISVDKDQEERDIDTGDSITESSEKRAITYQIAKNKGLTPHRKKEQRNPRVKHRNKYRKAKIRRKGAVREVRKEITRYTGEISGIKASVKKSIKLK from the exons ATGAAAAATAAACAAAG GTCAAAAGTAACTAAAATGGTTGAAGAGATGGAAGATTTAGAGGATATAAATATGAACGAAGTTACAGATTCTGAAGAAGAATTATCAGAAACTGAACAGAAATTACTtcaaaaagtacgagccaggcatTCTTCTGAAAGTTATGACAGTGAATATGAGATTTATGGGTTACATGACAAGGATCAAGATGATATTGAAGATGAAACAGAAGCTGACTCCATGGAGTCTGATATCGAAGGATTGCATGGAGATTTAGATTTACCAAATGAAAAAGCTTGGGGTAAAAACAAGAGAGCTTATTATTCTACGGATTATGTAGATCCTGATTATTCTACTGTCAGCCAAAAAGATTTAGCAGAAGCAGAaatagaagaagaagaagctaAAAGTATTCAAAAAAGGTTGGCAGAACAATTAGATGATGTTGATTTTGGATTAGATTTCATAGAAGCACAAGAAGATAATAAACAAAAGATTTATGAAAAAACAGAACAATTTGTAAAGACTGATCTGAGTAAGCTTAGTAAAAGACAGAAACAAGCATTAATGCAAAGAGAAAATCCTGAATTTATGGCACTTGTAAATGATTTTAAAG ATCGTATGATAGAAGCAAGAGATGTGTTAGCACCATTTTTAAAGTTAGTTAAAAATGGTATAGTCCCAAATTGTCCTGCAATCACTTTTGTAAATACCAAGTATCATCTTTTATTAAACTACTGTATCAATATTTCGTTTTATTTGATGCTCAAGGCCAAAAGGTCGCCTGTAAATTCTCATCCAGTTATAAAACGTTTGGCACAGTATCGTCAGTTATTAAATCAATTGGAATCAGGACAAGGTAACTTAATACAACAAATACAAGAATTATTAAAAGCAGAGAGACAAGGTAAACCACTATACAACATATTTAATGGAAGCAATGTAAACAGTAATGGGAAAAAGATAACTAGTTCCTTGAAAGAGAAATTGAATTATCTAAAAAAACCTGTAAGAGAAGTTATAAATaatcaatcaactaaacctgaaaaTGTGTCTGAAGCTGAATCTAACATAGAAGACAATGAATTTTCGGCTGAGGAagatttgaaaaacgatatatcCGTAGACAAAGATCAAGAAGAAAGAGATATTGATACGGGAGATTCTATAACCGAAAGTAGCGAGAAAAGAGCAATTACTTACCAAATAGCAAAGAATAAAGGTTTAACACCGCATCGTAAAAAAGAACAACGTAATCCCAGGGTCAAACATAGGAATAAATATCGTAAAGCTAAAATTCGTAGGAAGGGAGCG gtAAGAGAAGTGAGAAAAGAAATTACTCGCTACACTGGAGAAATATCTGGTATTAAAGCCAGTGTAAAGAAaagtattaaattaaaataa
- the LOC143340741 gene encoding heat shock protein 60A — MHRLPTVLRSTALRQLQVRAYAKDVRFGAEVRALMLQGVDILADAVAVTMGPKGRNVILEQSWGSPKITKDGVTVAKGVELKDKFQNIGAKLVQDVANNTNEEAGDGTTTATVLARAIAKEGFEKISKGANPVEIRRGVMLAVDRVKDELKALSKPVTTPEEIAQVATISANGDKAIGNLISDAMKKVGKEGVITVKDGKTMHDELEVIEGMKFDRGYISPYFINSSKGAKVEFQDALLLFSEKKISSVQAIIPALELANSQRKPLVIVAEDIDGEALSTLVVNRLKIGLQVAAVKAPGFGDNRKATLQDMAILTGGIVFGDDANLVKLENIQLCDLGEVGEVVITKDDTLFLKGKGKKNDVDHRADVIRDQIANTTSDYEKEKLQERLARLASGVAVLRVGGSSEVEVNEKKDRVHDALNATRAAVEEGIVPGGGTALLRCIPALRKMKALNSDQETGIKIVANALRMPCLQIAQNAGVDASVVVAKVSESNLGYDALNDEYVDMIEKGIIDPTKVVRTALTDAAGVASLLTTAEAVVTELPKEEPQMPMGGGGMGGMGGMGGMGGMGM, encoded by the exons ATGCACAGATTACCGACTGTATTGCGTAGTACAGCTTTGCGCCAATTACAAGTTCGTGCCTATGCCAAGGATGTACGTTTCGGAGCAGAAGTTAGGGCACTTATGTTGCAAGGAGTGGACATTTTAGCAGATGCTGTAGCAGTAACAATGGGGCCAAAGGGGCGGAATGTTATTTTGGAACAAAGTTGGGGTAGCCCGAAAATTACTAAAGATGGGGTCACAGTAGCCAAGGGTGTAGAGTTAAAGGATAAGTTTCAGAATATCGGAGCAAAGTTGGTACAAGATGTAGCTAATAATACTAATGAGGAAGCAGGTGATGGAACGACTACAGCTACAGTTTTAGCAAGAGCCATTGCTAAAGAAGGCTTTGAAAAAATTAGCAAAGGTGCCAATCCTGTAGAAATCAGAAGAG GTGTTATGTTAGCAGTTGATAGGGTTAAAGATGAACTGAAAGCCCTAAGTAAACCGGTAACAACTCCAGAGGAAATTGCTCAAGTAGCAACTATTTCTGCTAATGGAGACAAAGCCATTGGTAATCTTATTTCAGATGCCATGAAAAAAGTTGGGAAAGAAGGTGTAATTACAGTAAAGGATGGAAAAACTATGCATGATGAATTAGAAGTCATAGAAGGAATGAAGTTCGACAGAGGCTACATATCTCCCTATTTTATAAATTCTAGTAAAGGAGCAAAAGTTGAATTTCAAGATGCGCTTTTACTAtttagcgaaaaaaaaatatcgtcCGTACAGGCTATAATTCCAGCATTGGAATTGGCAAATTCCCAACGAAAACCGCTCGTCATTGTAGCCGAAGATATCGATGGCGAAGCCCTGTcgacactggtggtcaacagattGAAAATTGGTTTACAGGTAGCTGCAGTTAAGGCACCTGGTTTCGGAGACAATAGAAAGGCAACGCTTCAAGATATGGCAATTTTGACGGGAGGAATTGTGTTTGGAGATGATGCGAATCTTGTCAAATTGGAGAATATACAGTTATGCGATTTGGGCGAAGTAGGAGAGGTTGTAATTACAAAGGATGATACGCTTTTCCTTAAAGGCAAAGGAAAAAAGAATGACGTTGATCACCGAGCAGATGTAATTCGAGATCAAATTGCAAATACAACTTCCGACTATGAGAAGGAAAAGTTGCAAGAACGTTTGGCAAGATTAGCATCAGGAGTTGCAGTTTTAAGAGTCGGTGGAAGCAGTGAAGTAGAAGTTAATGAGAAGAAGGATCGCGTCCACGATGCTCTTAATGCTACTCGTGCTGCCGTTGAGGAAGGCATTGTTCCGGGAG GCGGAACTGCCCTTTTGAGATGTATCCCTGCCCTTCGAAAAATGAAAGCATTGAACAGTGATCAAGAAACAGGAATCAAAATAGTGGCAAACGCTTTACGTATGCCATGTTTGCAGATTGCTCAAAACGCAGGCGTGGACGCAAGTGTAGTAGTAGCAAAAGTTAGTGAAAGTAATCTTGGTTACGATGCTCTCAATGATGaatatgttgacatgatcgagaagGGTATCATTGATCCAACAAAGGTAGTGCGTACGGCGCTTACTGATGCCGCGGGTGTTGCGTCCTTGCTTACGACTGCGGAAGCGGTAGTTACTGAATTGCCTAAGGAAGAACCTCAAATGCCAATGGGTGGTGGTGGTATGGGTGGTATGGGCGGTATGGGTGGTATGGGCGGTATGGGCATGTAA
- the Sas10 gene encoding UTP3 small subunit processome component Sas10 isoform X2, which translates to MVEEMEDLEDINMNEVTDSEEELSETEQKLLQKVRARHSSESYDSEYEIYGLHDKDQDDIEDETEADSMESDIEGLHGDLDLPNEKAWGKNKRAYYSTDYVDPDYSTVSQKDLAEAEIEEEEAKSIQKRLAEQLDDVDFGLDFIEAQEDNKQKIYEKTEQFVKTDLSKLSKRQKQALMQRENPEFMALVNDFKDRMIEARDVLAPFLKLVKNGIVPNCPAITFVNTKYHLLLNYCINISFYLMLKAKRSPVNSHPVIKRLAQYRQLLNQLESGQGNLIQQIQELLKAERQGKPLYNIFNGSNVNSNGKKITSSLKEKLNYLKKPVREVINNQSTKPENVSEAESNIEDNEFSAEEDLKNDISVDKDQEERDIDTGDSITESSEKRAITYQIAKNKGLTPHRKKEQRNPRVKHRNKYRKAKIRRKGAVREVRKEITRYTGEISGIKASVKKSIKLK; encoded by the exons ATGGTTGAAGAGATGGAAGATTTAGAGGATATAAATATGAACGAAGTTACAGATTCTGAAGAAGAATTATCAGAAACTGAACAGAAATTACTtcaaaaagtacgagccaggcatTCTTCTGAAAGTTATGACAGTGAATATGAGATTTATGGGTTACATGACAAGGATCAAGATGATATTGAAGATGAAACAGAAGCTGACTCCATGGAGTCTGATATCGAAGGATTGCATGGAGATTTAGATTTACCAAATGAAAAAGCTTGGGGTAAAAACAAGAGAGCTTATTATTCTACGGATTATGTAGATCCTGATTATTCTACTGTCAGCCAAAAAGATTTAGCAGAAGCAGAaatagaagaagaagaagctaAAAGTATTCAAAAAAGGTTGGCAGAACAATTAGATGATGTTGATTTTGGATTAGATTTCATAGAAGCACAAGAAGATAATAAACAAAAGATTTATGAAAAAACAGAACAATTTGTAAAGACTGATCTGAGTAAGCTTAGTAAAAGACAGAAACAAGCATTAATGCAAAGAGAAAATCCTGAATTTATGGCACTTGTAAATGATTTTAAAG ATCGTATGATAGAAGCAAGAGATGTGTTAGCACCATTTTTAAAGTTAGTTAAAAATGGTATAGTCCCAAATTGTCCTGCAATCACTTTTGTAAATACCAAGTATCATCTTTTATTAAACTACTGTATCAATATTTCGTTTTATTTGATGCTCAAGGCCAAAAGGTCGCCTGTAAATTCTCATCCAGTTATAAAACGTTTGGCACAGTATCGTCAGTTATTAAATCAATTGGAATCAGGACAAGGTAACTTAATACAACAAATACAAGAATTATTAAAAGCAGAGAGACAAGGTAAACCACTATACAACATATTTAATGGAAGCAATGTAAACAGTAATGGGAAAAAGATAACTAGTTCCTTGAAAGAGAAATTGAATTATCTAAAAAAACCTGTAAGAGAAGTTATAAATaatcaatcaactaaacctgaaaaTGTGTCTGAAGCTGAATCTAACATAGAAGACAATGAATTTTCGGCTGAGGAagatttgaaaaacgatatatcCGTAGACAAAGATCAAGAAGAAAGAGATATTGATACGGGAGATTCTATAACCGAAAGTAGCGAGAAAAGAGCAATTACTTACCAAATAGCAAAGAATAAAGGTTTAACACCGCATCGTAAAAAAGAACAACGTAATCCCAGGGTCAAACATAGGAATAAATATCGTAAAGCTAAAATTCGTAGGAAGGGAGCG gtAAGAGAAGTGAGAAAAGAAATTACTCGCTACACTGGAGAAATATCTGGTATTAAAGCCAGTGTAAAGAAaagtattaaattaaaataa